A DNA window from Rhipicephalus sanguineus isolate Rsan-2018 chromosome 8, BIME_Rsan_1.4, whole genome shotgun sequence contains the following coding sequences:
- the LOC119403402 gene encoding uncharacterized protein CG45076, producing the protein MLTLSLRHRELDQRLDLDLLLDRDRPAEQERHPRPLRPREEEALSGSGTEEEYEEKEGLLQEICSLAKDFAYKVKSRKAQSSAGQRVSAALTRDTAAATLVPASQVAFEPLSADASCDDASQSAADLLERIVQGTDIAATPGPSNETTTTANNPRQEALTNADDRPDTEGAAQVVPRRRRAEAATASADYEFIEKRWRHERALKEKEHALEMERLAVEKLRIERKQQRSEQRHALKRERTERELQLREREM; encoded by the exons ATGCTGACGTTGAGCCTGCGGCACAGGGAACTGGACCAGCGTCTGGACCTAGATCTGCTCCTGGACCGTGATCGCCCTGCCGAACAAGAGCGTCACCCGCGGCCCTTGCGGCCCCGGGAGGAGGAAGCCCTGTCCGG GTCGGGTACCGAAGAAGAGTACGAGGAAAAAGAAGGGCTGCTACAGGAGATATGCAGCCTCGCAAAAGACTTCGCCTACAAGGTCAAAAGCCGCAAAGCGCAGTCCTCTGCCGGTCAGAGGGTCAGTGCGGCTTTGACTCGCGACACTGCCGCTGCTACGTTGGTGCCAGCGTCGCAAGTCGCCTTCG AGCCACTCAGCGCAGATGCAAGTTGTGACGACGCATCTCAGAGTGCTGCAGACCTACTGGAGAGAATTGTACAGGGCACCGACATAGCCGCAACACCTGGCCCCTCGAACGAAACCACGACCACTGCTAATAACCCGCGGCAAGAGGCATTAACGAATGCGGACGACAGGCCCGATACTGAAGGAGCTGCCCAAGTTGTGCCTA GAAGACGCAGGGCTGAAGCAGCGACGGCTAGTGCGGACTATGAATTCATCGAGAAGAGGTGGAGACACGAGAGGGCCCTGAAAGAGAAGGAGCACGCGCTTGAGATGGAGCGTTTGGCCGTCGAAAAGCTCCGAATCGAGCGAAAGCAACAACGCTCTGAGCAAAGGCACGCACTGAAACGAGAGAGAACTGAAAGAGAGCTGCAACTGAGAGAGCGGGAAATGTAA